Proteins encoded together in one Vigna angularis cultivar LongXiaoDou No.4 chromosome 5, ASM1680809v1, whole genome shotgun sequence window:
- the LOC108340198 gene encoding uncharacterized protein LOC108340198 isoform X3: MLDVELFTLWAEETLIEDNLVLDILFLAYYDSLCTCSGEMWKKFGALYKGILAGDYNLGKLAITAETQQLSYHAKVQLLLILIETLNLENVLQMVHDEVPYRKGKSTFSMTDVQEMDALVSTFNAFEMNEAGPLVLAWAVFLYLLLTLLEKDENNDLMEIDHISYVRQAFEAGSLRYCLEILECDILKDYDGPMCGYRSVLRTFISAFIASYEINLQPDDGNPTLILDILCKIYRGEESLCIQFWDKESFIDGPIRSLLCNLESEFPFRTVELVQLLSSLGEGTWPAECVYNFLNRSLGISSLFEINGDSQIVEAQQVVQVPGVQGLFIPAGTRGRVLRVVGENTALVRWEYTSSGIFVLLLHLAQEMYLDNKDEVAVTLDLLSRLVSFNTGICFAVMDISNSLQFDAVGLMNEQVEKRVWVVEIICNLIKKLPLNSGGAALMSMGIKILSIMLICSPSNVAAATLNANLFDMTLQTPVLNVGSNGLSSGSWLLSSKLARMLSIDCEQNSNDCPLAISVLDFTIQLVETGVEHDDLLALIIFSLQYILVNHEYWKYKTKHIRWKITLKVLELMKKCISSTPNYGKMGEIIRNVLFSDSSIHNTLFQIVCTTSHSLEKLHVSRVFDPMEIEGLQLAISSVLDILSVMLTKLSKDTSLNFPAFLQAVFSCTTKPVPVVTSVLSLISYFQDPAIQYEAVRFISMLFAIADCIQPFSYGITCFVPDNEIMDLRQSLSYILLEQSVSNEDLFVATVNLFTSAAHYQPSFIVAIFAPEENTKDHLSIGDAKLQKEETSPIHAVFRKPSLIDALVHYIERADDLIKSNPRILLCVLNFMIALWQGAPQYANLLESLRRHGKFWEHLANAISNIASSEISLPTSLKEKDAFNLAYAFHCQSSILGIMAYELFLQRKLFHAESTVKDAAESKEKEQNVTRTEKSKATNLHDLKGIWSSLFNDSILEKLIKSYTSYGNNSDIYNGAKVATSLFSVHVMMKLAVCDSGSLSVLLLQKIHEILAKLSIHPAFSELLSQYSQRGYSEGKELKKLILSDLYYHLQGELEGRKIGIGPFKELSQYLVESNFLGTYQHQFNEDAFTKNMFTKNVYLFDLAHLREDLRLDVWDCNNWRISKEVAEVMLRFLQDANSVMLLSSSKLSALKGLIAVLAVNHDSQGRATAGGRISDELIFTFMDNICQSFLSNVEILSSVLDASEDILNFLACEVELIFQLTRTVRKSLSLDVSLLVLKCASSGLRLLGSLKPAPSEANVIMKLLLTLLLSVLQSNSLNAHSGVVTKDNSGEVLSKISNATLGLLPILCNCVATSDHCMLSLSVMDLILRSFLTPRTWLPVLQNHLQLPVVMLKLHDRSSTSIPVIMKFFLTLARVRGGADMLYCSGFLSSVRVLFAESGEDFSTTSENLGGSCEKFVIPQDIWGLGLAVVTAMVKSLGDHSSGTAIVDSMIPYFFSEKAHFIIYSLNAPDFPSDDRDKKRPRAQRTFISLATLKETEHTLMLMCELAKHWHSWIKAIRNVDRQLREKCIHLLAFISRGSQRLGELSSRNAPLLCPPTLKEDFEISSKPSFVNSKNGWFALSPLGCVPKPKFSSFSTTPTHGQATESTDLIPKTCFSDTVALQVYRIAFLLLKFLCLQTEGAAKRAEEVGFVDLARFPELPMPEILHGLQDQAIAITTELCQANKQRVSPEIQDVCNLLMQILEMALHLELCVLQICRIRPVSGRVEDFSKEAKSLFSALEGHAFLKASRNSLKQMISCVYPGLLQAENFI; this comes from the exons GATGTTGAGCTTTTTACACTGTGGGCTGAGGAGACTCTAATTGAAGACAACTTGGTCTTAGACATCCTTTTCCTGGCATATTATGACTCATTATGTACCTGTAGCGGGGAAATGTGGAAGAAGTTTGGTGCTCTTTACAAG ggGATCTTAGCTGGTGATTATAACTTGGGAAAGCTAGCAATTACTGCAGAAACACAACAATTGTCTTATCATGCTAAAGTTCAGCTGCTGCTTATTTTAATTGAAACCCTGAACCTGGAGAATGTTCTTCAAATGGTTCATGATGAAGTACCATATAG GAAAGGCAAGTCTACTTTTTCCATGACCGATGTCCAAGAGATGGATGCACTAGTTTCTACTTTCAATGCTTTTGAAATGAATGAAGCGGGTCCTCTAGTTCTAGCTTGGGCAGTATTTCTCTATCTGCTTTTGACACTTCtggaaaaagatgaaaacaatgACCTAATG GAGATTGATCACATTAGTTATGTCCGTCAAGCCTTTGAAGCTGGATCGCTGCGATATTGTCTTGAAATTCTGGAATGTGACATTTTGAAAGATTATGAT GGCCCTATGTGTGGATATCGCAGTGTTTTGAGGACATTCATTTCTGCATTCATTGCATCTTATGAAATCAACCTTCAG CCTGATGACGGTAACCCCACTCTAATACTGGATATTCTATGCAAGATTTATCGTGGAGAG GAATCATTATGTATTCAGTTTTGGGACAAGGAAAGTTTTATTGATGGTCCAATTCGGTCTCTTCTTTGCAACCTAGAGAGTGAGTTTCCTTTCAGGACTGTTGAACTTGTTCAACTCCTGTCATCCCTTGGTGAAGGAACTTGGCCAGCGGAGTGTGT GTATAACTTTCTAAATAGGTCTCTTGGTATATCATCTTTGTTTGAGATTAATGGTGATTCACAGATAGTTGAAGCACAACAGGTAGTGCAAGTTCCTGGGGTTCAAGGTCTCTTTATTCCGGCTGGAACTCGTGGTCGTGTCTTGAGAGTTGTTGGAGAGAATACTGCCCTTGTTCGATGGGAG TATACATCATCTGGAATATTCGTATTACTCTTACATTTGGCCCAAGAAATGTATTTGGATAACAAGGATGAAGTTGCTGTTACACTTGACCTGCTTAGTAGATTGGTGTCCTTTAATACT GGTATTTGCTTTGCTGTGATGGACATCAGCAACTCTTTGCAATTTGATGCTGTTGGCTTGATGAATGAGCAGGTTGAAAAGAGGGTCTG GGTGGTTGAGATAATTtgcaatttaattaaaaaactgcCTCTGAATTCAGGTGGTGCTGCACTTATGTCAATGGGTATCAAGATTTTATCCATTATGTTGATttg TTCTCCATCTAACGTTGCAGCGGCTACTCTAAATGCAAACCTGTTTGATATGACTTTGCAGACACCTGTGTTGAATGTAGGAAGTAATGGCTTATCAAG CGGGTCATGGTTGCTTTCTTCTAAACTTGCTAGGATGCTTTCAATTGACTGTGAGCAGAACAGTAATGACTGCCCCTTGGCAATATCAG TGCTGGACTTCACCATACAGCTTGTAGAAACAGGAGTAGAGCATGATGATCTGCTGGCATTGATAATTTTCTCTTTGCAGTATATTCTAGTCAATCACGAATATTGGAAATACAAGACGAAGCATATTAGATGGAAAATAACACTTAAG GTGCTTGAATTGATGAAAAAATGCATTTCATCAACGCCTAATTATGGAAAAATGGGTGAGATCATACGCAATGTGTTATTCTCTGATTCTTCCATCCATAACACATTATTCCAAATTGTTTGCACAACTTCACATTCTTTGGAG AAATTGCATGTAAGCCGCGTCTTTGATCCAATGGAAATTGAAGGATTACAGCTTGCTATAAGTTCTGTTTTAGACATTCTTTCAGTCATGTTGACCAAACTTTCCAAG GATACTTCATTGAACTTTCCAGCTTTTCTCCAAGCAGTTTTCTCTTGCACGACCAAACCGGTCCCTGTTGTCACTTCTGTCTTGTCCCTGATTTCATACTTTCAAGATCCG GCCATCCAATATGAAGCTGTTAGGTTTATTTCAATGTTATTTGCCATAGCAGATTGTATTCAACCATTTTCATATGGAATCACATGCTTCGTTCCTGATAATGAG ATCATGGATTTGAGGCAATCTCTGAGCTACATACTTCTTGAGCAATCAGTGTCAAATGAAGATCTATTTGTTGCCACTGTTAATCTGTTTACTTCTGCTGCACATTACCAG CCTTCTTTCATTGTTGCTATCTTTGCTCCAGAGGAGAACACGAAAGACCACTTGAGCATTGGTGATGCAAAGCTGCAAAAGGAGGAAACCTCTCCTATACATGCAGTTTTTAGAAAACCAAGTCTTATTGATGCACTTGTGCACTATATTGAAAGGGCGGATGATCTGATCAAGAG CAATCCCCGCATACTGCTTTGTGTACTTAACTTCATGATTGCCTTATGGCAAGGGGCTCCCCAGTATGCCAATCTCTTGGAGTCCTTAAGAAGGCATGGAAAGTTCTGGGAACACTTAGCTAATGCAATCTCAAATATTGCTAGCAGTGAAATTTCCTTGCCCACAAGCCTGAAAGAAAAAGATGCTTTCAATCTGGCATACGCTTTCCATTGCCAGTCTTCGATACTAGGAATCATGGCATATGAACTATTCTTGCAGAGAAAGTTGTTTCATGCAGAGTCAACTGTGAAGGATGCAGCAGAATCTAAGGAGAAGGAGCAAAATGTCACAAGAACTGAGAAATCTAAAGCGACGAATCTTCATGATCTTAAGGGAATCTGGTCTTCATTGTTCAATGATTCCATTTTAGAGAAACTAATAAAGTCATACACTTCTTATGGAAATAATAGTGATATATATAATGGTGCAAAG GTGGCCACCAGTTTATTCTCTGTTCATGTGATGATGAAATTAGCAGTTTGCGACTCTGGAAGTTTATCTGTGTTATTGCTTCAGAAGATTCATGAAATTCTGGCTAAG TTGAGCATTCATCCTGCTTTTTCTGAATTGCTGTCTCAGTATTCACAACGTGGTTACAG TGAAGGTAAGGAACTAAAGAAATTGATACTCAGTGACCTCTATTATCATTTGCAAGGAGAGCTTGAAGGGAGAAAAATTGGTATTGGACCATTCAAAGAATTATCTCAGTATCTTGTCGAATCAAATTTTTTGGGAACCTATCAACACCAGTTCAATGAAGATGCTTTTACAAAGAATATGTTTACGAAGAATGTATACTTGTTTGACCTTGCTCACTTGCGAGAAGATTTGAGATTAGATGTGTGGGATTGTAACAATTGGAGAATATCCAAGGAGGTTGCAGAAGTCATGTTGCGTTTCCTGCAGGATGCAAACTCAGTCATGTTGCTTTCAAGTTCAAAGCTTTCTGCATTAAAAGGACTGATAGCTGTTTTGGCTGTCAACCATGAT TCACAAGGGAGGGCTACAGCTGGAGGGAGGATCTCAGATGAACTCATATTTACTTTCATGGATAATATATGCCAATCTTTCCTTTCTAACGTGGAGATATTATCATCTGTTCTAGATGCCTCTGAGGATATTCTCAATTTTCTTGCATGTGAAGTAGAACTAATCTTCCAGTTGACAAGAACTGTCAGGAAAAGCCTCTCGCTAGATGTATCCCTACTTGTTTTGAAATGTGCTAGTTCGGGTCTTAGACTATTGGGTTCACTTAAGCCGGCACCTTCTGAGGCTAATGTGATTATGAAACTTTTACTCACATTGCTGCTTTCAGTATTACAGTCCAACTCCCTTAATGCACATTCAGGTGTGGTAACCAAGGACAATTCTGGTGAGGTCTTATCAAAGATTTCAAATGCAACCCTGGGTCTACTACCCATTCTTTGCAACTGTGTTGCGACTTCTGATCATTGCATGCTATCCCTGTCAGTCATGGATTTAATACTGAGAAGCTTCTTGACACCCAGGACTTGGTTACCTGTCCTGCAGAATCATCTCCAATTGCCAGTAGTTATGCTTAAACTCCACGATAGAAGTTCAACTTCTATTCCAGTAATAATGAAGTTCTTTTTGACCCTTGCACGAGTTAGAGGAGGTGCTGATATGCTTTATTGTTCCGGCTTTTTGTCGTCTGTGAGAGTGTTATTTGCTGAATCTGGTGAGGATTTCTCGACCACTAGTGAGAATCTCGGGGGCTCGTGCGAGAAGTTTGTAATACCCCAGGATATTTGGGGGCTTGGATTAGCTGTGGTTACAGCTATGGTTAAATCCTTGGGAGACCATTCTTCTGGAACTGCTATTGTGGATAGCATGATACCTTACTTTTTTTCAGAGAAAGctcattttatcatttattctCTAAATGCCCCAGACTTTCCTTCTGATGATCGTGACAAGAAAAGACCTCGAGCACAGAGGACATTTATATCTTTAGCTACTCTTAAAGAAACAGAACATACTTTAATGCTCATGTGTGAGCTAGCAAAACATTGGCATTCGTGGATTAAGGCAATACGAAATGTGGATAGACAGCTTAGAGAGAAGTGTATCCATCTTTTAGCCTTCATTAGCAGGGGATCTCAACGCCTTGGTGAATTGTCAAGCAGGAACGCCCCACTTTTATGTCCACCTACCCTGAAAGAGGATTTTGAAATTTCCTCAAAACCTTCCTTTGTCAATAGCAAAAATGGATGGTTTGCTCTTTCCCCACTTGGATGTGTGCCAAAACCAAAGTTCTCTTCTTTCTCAACCACTCCTACCCATGGCCAAGCAACTGAGAGTACTGATCTTATTCCGAAAACATGCTTTTCTGATACTGTAGCCCTGCAGGTATATAGAATAGCATTTCTTCTTTTAAAGTTTCTCTGTTTACAAACTGAGGGTGCTGCTAAAAGGGCTGAGGAGGTTGGGTTTGTTGATCTTGCTCGTTTTCCTGAGCTGCCAATGCCAGAAATCTTGCATGGATTACAG GATCAAGCTATTGCCATTACTACGGAACTCTGTCAAGCCAACAAACAAAGGGTCTCTCCAGAAATACAGGATGTTTGCAACTTACTGATGCAAATACTTGAAATGGCCTTGCACTTGGAACTTTGTGTTCTACAAATTTGTCGCATAAGACCTGTATCGGGGCGTGTGGAGGATTTCTCAAAGGAAGCAAAATCTCTGTTTAGTG CACTGGAGGGTCATGCTTTTCTAAAAGCATCTCGCAACTCTCTGAAACAGATGATATCGTGTGTCTATCCTGGATTGTTGCAAGCAGAGAATTTCATATAA